TCACTGTTGAGCTAGAGATGTTTTCAAGACCGGCAATCTCAATGTATTAATAACAAAAATCCACATACTTTATTCAGTGAAGAACACTGAGATCAATGATGTGTGCTAtactcttctcttcctttctttttaattctaTTTCCTTCTTCCTGTGTATCTACATAATTTTTAGTCTATATGATAACCAAAAGTACATAGGTTTTTATCAAAAACATACTACATTGAGGCCAAAAGATTGGCCTTTCAGTTAAAAGGGAATTAAGGAGATTAGATTCAAAGGCAGAACAACAATGACGCATGCCCAGTGTGGGAAGCATATCTGTATTTCAGAAAGAAGCATTGCTTCCGAGACCCACAAGCTGATGCCATTTATAATGGCAGCTTTaacaaaacataacaaaagaaacaacTTCAAGTAAACTCATTGGAAAGTAGCACCATATGGTTCACCCTCGCTGGGAACTGAAACCTTTTCTGTAAATATTTGCTTGCATAGATTTCCACATGTTTAAGTATCAGTCCAATTTGCCGTCCTATTAGACAGTTACCacatgattttttactttctttcgAGAAGAGTTACCACATAATTGAATCCTTTTTCATAACATAATACACGATTTTATGCTTTTAAAATTTAAGGCACATCGACCctattaaaaagaagaagaagaaaaatcctAGGCTACAAATGAAGTTTGTTATACTCTTACAATCTGGCTCCTAGTTCCATATTATGCAAAGTGCAAAGATGCAAAATCAAGATTAATTAATTCACCGCCATGAAAACTAAACATGCAAACAAATGTATATGCTTCCAATCTCACTGAAATATCACAAATATGATTCACTCTATAACAATctcttttccaaattttctaGCAAAAGAACATTATGTTGAAGATTACCCACAACAAAATAGTAGCTCTTCTCACTTTTCAAAGGCTAATTACCAGGTTTGGTCTTCTGCAAATGCAACCACAAACACTaaatataaaaccaaattgccaaaattgaacaagaagaggaagatggcTTACTCAAAAACAGGACCAGTATAGGAGGAACCGTCCTCAACAGAGCTCGCAGCATCAGCTTTGGGGCGCATGGATACAGAGTGAATCCCCAAAGCGTCCGGATACAACCCACAAAGAAAATGCAGAGACTCCTTCTGCCCGGGCTTCGAAACGTCGACGTGCAGGAACAACTGGTTGATGTCATCGCCATCGTCAGCGCCGTCGTCTTCTCCGCCATCGCCGGGCACAATATTGGCCAATCGCATCACCGATATGGTGATCTCTTCGTCGCCGAAAGTCCGCTTGAGCGCCGGGCCGTTGCCGTCGAGCGAGCCCTGGACGACGGTGAACGGCGACGGAGGGTTTATTTTGGGAGGAGGGTTCATTTTCGTGACGTCGAGATAGTGCTCTTTGAGGGAGCGGAGGAGGATGGAGTTGACGGCATCGGAGGGGGAGACCGCGGTTGAGTGGCCGTGTGCTATCGTGCGCCATGGGTGGTGGAGTGCGCCGACGCCTCTTGCTGTTGTTGCTATGGCTTTCCTCCACATTTGGTTTAGGGCAGCGTTGCCAGCTTCGCTCTGCTGAATAACGAGCTTTGCTTCTAAACCCTGTTCCTTTCTTTTCACTGCCAAATGCAAATaagcatttttgttttttcggTTTTTTTGTCACAAATGTTACCTTAGGTTCATGAAATTATCAGTTTTAGGCCCCGTTTaagattattattaatttttttttccgccAATTTCTGTAGTTTAAGGTGTTGGTATAGCCCTTTTTAATAGGAAatgttcttaaaaaaaaaaaaaaaaaggtattggtaaaaataaaatatctcgattattttaaaagaagtgGTCTTTTAACAGCAACTTTTAAAAGCAGGCTATGAGTtgcttaaaaaaaacagatataAGCCTTTAAagcatttttaaaattcccaaaataccatccttaatttttttttaaatgacatCATCTCCACTTCCACATTCAGTGACGGAGGTATGTGAAGGCCTAAGGGTGGGGGTGGGGGTTTTGGGGTGTGGATTTTATCAAATAGGAAGTAGACTTTTACCCAAATTTTTATTCATGTTCACCACTTTTTCACTAAATTGACTTCTATTGTCAATATTGTTGGTGCTTCATGCAAGCGTAATGATGAACTGAAAAATGCTCAAGCTACTAAAATTGAGCATATGATTGCAATTGATGAGCTCGAGATTGGGAAAGGAACAAACCAAATTGGCACCTTACAACGTGCTGGTGATATTCGTTGGGATTCTCATTCGAAATCAATTACTAGCTTGGTACCTAATTGACTCAATCATAGATGGTTTTCGAGATATGAAAGAATGACGAGTGTTATTTTGGTACCTAATTGAATAAACAATTATCTtttgccttttatttttctaaacatCGTTAAggttgaaaaattgaaaatttttaatCTCTTGTTTGGTTTATATGTTGGCCCCCCAACACATAAATTCCTGACTCCGCCGCTGTCCACATCTaactccaccaccacctttaCCACCTCCACCGCCAGTGCCACTGCCACCACTTCCACCACATCATCCTCCTCATACTCCGCCAACACCACTAAAACAACCATCACCTCCACTACAaataccaccaccaccatgctAGCGCCACTACCACCTCATCCTCAACCTCTACCacttccaccaccaccacatctATCTCCACCTTCACAACTGCCATCCCCACCACGACCTCCactttcatcaccaccaccaccaccttcaccACCTTAACCACcttcaccacctccaccaccaccgtcgccaccactaccaccacatcctcctcctccatatCCACCACGTCCACctctaccaccaccaccatcacctcATCCTCaacctccaccacctccacctccacctccacaatcgccatccccaccaccaccacaccaCCTCTTTCTCCATCATCGTCACTTCCATCTCTTTCACCACCACCTTGATCATCAACACATAATTAGCATAACACTTTCAANNNNNNNNNNNNNNNNNNNNNNNNNNNNNNNNNNNNNNNNNNNNNNNNNNNNNNNNNNNNNNNNNNNNNNNNNNNNNNNNNNNNNNNNNNNNNNNNNNNNTTTCTCCGCAAGATTTCATTTTCAGTTCTTTTTAGGTCACGCGCTCTCTGATTTTCTCTTCTCTAGtcttcaattttctctttcttttgctttctttgtgGGAACACATTTCGGCAACTGATTACCCTAATTAAATCCTATTTAATTCAGAaaattatctttgatttaaGATGAGAATATCTCCCTAAATCATGGATGAGATTTCCAtcaaatctccttgattaattccAATCTCCTATTTATGGGTAAGAATAATCCTAACCAAATGAGGATTCTTCTTCAAACCCTAGCATACAAGgagcctataaatacatggctacAAAGATATTCAAGGTAATTCTAAACTCACACTCAAAACCCTTGGAAAATCCTATCTCCCTCTTTGTCGTTGCCTCCTCCCTcaccctctctctcacacTGCTAAGCACCACCACACACGGCGCCGACCACCCGGCTCTCCCCTTGAGAGAAAACTCCATCCATTTTAGCTATTGTTGTATCTTTGTCCAGATCTaattgaactaacttaggcatcaaagggcctttggccaacacccactggctgtggtctatttactccaatttATTTCATAGGGATTGAGgcagagagagaaggaagatcgaaggtcGAGGAATCAGCTAGCGAATATTCCCCATGCGGAATTTTGCTCAAACATTCTGGTGCTTTCACTGAGAGACCGAGTTATACTCAAAGCGTGCTCTTAAATGAAAAGAACCTGTTTCCTCATTTTCATCGCTCAatcgaagccttccaaacaaccatgttGGAAGTACGCGAACAAGGAGTCGGGCTGCAACAACAACCCAATCCTTGACAAACTTGGGTCACCACGACAACATGACTCCGAGGCAGTTACCGTGTGCTGCAACTGAAGTCGTGGTTCAGACTCTAGGCACTGCGACTGCCGCCACAACCCTAGCCGTAGCTACTGCTCCTCCTCTCGGTTACCGAGAGCACCCATTCGATGCATGCAGTAGCTCTTCGACTTGGTCCCATGTCCAAGAACACCTATTCGACCCCCGTCACAGCGCCTTTTTGCCATCTCGTGGCTGCCAAGACTCCACAACTGCATAGGTATGCTACCACCCACTCTGCCTCATGATCGGATTTGATGCGCTCGATTAGGCAGCCTATAAACAGTGTTTAAGAAGGTTAATAAAAGGCTTAAGGGTTCCTAGTTCTACAAGGATTGGAACATATTAATTCTATGGCATGAAAGATATCTCTAAGTGTTTCTTGATGGGCAAGACACTTAGAGAGATGCATATAAATAGAAGGCTCCCTCCTAGATCCGAAATATCTAAGCTAATCAGAAATTCACCCATCAGAGTTATAGCTATAAGGATCGGTTTCTAAGGAGAAGAACTTCTATACCTTAAGCTGCAAATCTGTTCCAGCATCATCCAATCTGCGCCAGCACCATGTCAGACTCAGGTTAGTGTTAAACATGTTATGGCTTTAAAGAACTTAcatgtggtatcagagcttaaGTTATATCATGTTTCTACCTAACAAAACTCGTGCaggaaattgagaaaataactGACAGCTTTTAAGTTATAAAGTATGAACATGATAACAGTATAAAGTATGTGCTTTATCATGTTCTTGACGTTTTCTACAGATCATCGCTTACAGTTCTTGTGTAATGATTGAGTGAGCCAAAGCGACTCAACCATTGCATGATCACTGTATTCAAAGTATTATGATCAGAATTTGCACCATGATGCAAAACATGTCGAAAGGCTTTCTGTCCAAAGATGTCAGCGGTTTGATGTGTCTTGTATCATGGTGGATCGACATGGGACATGGATAGATATGGATTAGTGAAAGGTTTTCTTCTATCTAAAGATGTAGAAGATCTTTTGCTCAGGAAATTCATATCTATTCGTTTTCCAGTGTCAATAAGCATGCTTGAATCACTGTCCAAAGATGTGATTAAGTGTGTTTGATTAAAGTTCTGGggaaagttatatatataaagtgcTTATCTTGTTTTAAACATGTACAGTCAATCACAACTCCATTCGAACTCTCACTGGCTCAAATTATAAGAAATGGAGAGAAGATGTGGAAATTGCTCTTGGACTTCTGGATTATGAGATGGTTCTTACTGATGAAGCTCTATCAGTACCTGCGAATGATGCATCTGCTGAGACTAAGGCTAAATATGCAAAGTGGATTAAGGCCAACAAAATGGCAATTCTGATCATGAGGAGGTCTATTTCAGAAGAGGTCAGAGGCAGTATTACTGAAACTGAGAGTGCTAAGCTATTCATGGAAGCTATTGCAGAAAACTTCCAAGGCTCCAAGAAAGCTGAAATTGGCACACTCATGAGCCAGCTGACAGATATGAAATACAATGGAGAAGGCTGCATAAGAACTCATATTCTGAACATGGTTGAGATAGGAAACAAGTTGAAGGCTCTAAAAGTCAATGTGGATGAAACCATGATGGTGCACTTTGCCATTAACTCTCTACCTAGTATTTTTAGACAACTGAAAACTACTTATATTGCTCAGAAGGAGATATGGTCAGTTGTTGATTTGATAGGTATATGTGTGCAGGAAGAACAAAGTATAAGAAAGGACAAAGGCAAAGATCAAGTGTGTTTTGTGCAGGATACTAAGTTTAAACAAAAGGAATGgaccaaaaacaagaacacaGATAAGCagcaaaagaaagatgagTCTGCAAAGGGCACGGGTCCAGTAGGTTTGAAGTGTTTCTTCTGCAAGAAATTTGGACATTTAAAGAGAGATTGCAGAAGATACAAGCGCTGGTTGGACaaacaaaagggaaaaggTAAGCATGAAAATGTCTCTGTGATTTATGAATCTAATACAGTTGAAGTTTTATCTAATTCATGGTGGTTAGACAGTGGTGCAACAGTTCATGTGACTAACTCTTTGCAGGGATTCAAAACAAAGAGGGTGCCAAACAAGGATGACTTGAAGGTGTTCgtgggaaatggagaaagagTTAGAGTAGATTTTGTTGGTTTAGCTAGTCTTGAGTTGGAGTCAGGTTTCATTTTGGAATTAATTGATGTCGTTTATGTTCCTTCTATGACAAGGAATCTGTTATCAGTTAGCAAGCTTGTAAGATCAAACTTACAGTTTGAGTTTGATGAGTCTGGTTTCTccattttcagaaataaaagttTTATTGGTAATGGATTGTTGATCGATGGGATGTTTCGTTTGAACTGCAAATTGCCAAATCAAAGTACAGAGATGATAAATGTGTTAAGTTCAAAAAGACCTTGTAATACTGAACCCTTCACACTATGGCATAAGAGACTTGGACATGTCTCGAAAGAAAGAATGAATCTCTTAAGCAAAGAATCAATTCTTCCACCACTTAACCACCATGAACAAGATAAAACATGCATTGAATGtgcaaaaggaaaattgaCAAATCTCAGAAAGAAAGGGGCGATAAGGAGTGAAAAACTACTTGAGATAATACACACAGATATTTGCGGACCTTTCCCAGCTGATACACATGATGGTTTCAGGTATTTTATTACCTTAACAGATGATTTTTCAAGATATGGATATGTGTATCTGATAACAGAAAAGTCCAAAGCACTGGAAATGTTTAAAATCTACAAAGCAGAAGTAGAAAACCAGCTGGATTCTAAGATAAAGGTTGTAAGATCAGATAGGGGAGGAGAGTTCTATGGCAAGTTCACTGAAAGGGGAAGAAATCCAGGACCTTTTGCAAACTTTTTGCAGCAAGAGGGCATTATTGCACAGTATACAAATCCTGGGACACCACAACAGAATGGTGTTTCAGAAAGGAGAAATAGAACCTTAATAGAGATGGTGAGAAGCATGATGTGTTGTGCAAAGCTTCCTACTTTTCTATGGGGAGAAGCTTTAAAAACTGCAAATTATCTTGTCAATAGAGTACCTACCAAAGCTACAAACAAGATACCCTACGAAATCTGGAGCAAAAGAAAGCCTAGTTTGGCTCATCTAAAAACCTAGGGATGCAAGGCAGAGGAAAAATTATACAATCCAATGCAGAAGAAACTTGATTCCAAAACTGTGAGTTGTTTCTTCATAGGATATCCAGATAGGACAAAAGGTTACAGGTTTTATTGTCCCAAGCATAACACAAGATTTGTGGAAACACAAAGAGCAATcttcattgaagaagaagagggaggaTTAGATGATatagattttgattttgatgaggtTTTGGAAAACAAGGAAACTGCAGATGAGAATCAAATGAGAAATGTTACCATTTTACCTCTTGATGTCTTGGGAGAAAACCAAGACTCACCAAtggatgaagaaagaaataatgaaGAAGGACAAGTGACAGAATACCAACAAACTGCAGCAGAAGATGTTCAGACAGATCAACCAGTACAGGTTCCAAATCCACAACTCAGGAGGTCACAAAGGCCTAAGAGGCCGGCCTTGTCCAatgactattttgtttatctaCAAGAATCTGAACATGACATCAATACTGATGAAGACCCTGCAACTTTCAAGCAAGCCATGGAAAGAAGCAAGTGCACACAATGGTCTGCAGCCATAGAATCTGAACTAGAATCAATGAGCAAAAATGGGGTATGGAAACTAGTAGTTTTACCACCAGGATGCAAACCTATAGGATGCAAGTGGGTctataaaactaaaagaaatgCACAAGGACAAATAGACAGGTATAAAGCCAGACTAGTGGCAAAAGGTTACACACAAGAAGAAGGAGTTGATTACAATGAGACTTTCTCTCCAGTGTCGACTAAAGATTCATTCAGAGTTATAATGGCTTTAGTTGCTCATTTTGATCTGCATCTTCATCAAATGGACGTTAAGACAGCCTTCCTAAATGGAGATCtaattgaagaaatatatatgaagcagCCAGATGGTTTTGCCTCAAAAGGGGAAGAAAGTTTAGTGTGCAAGCTGCAGAAATCAA
The Prunus dulcis chromosome 2, ALMONDv2, whole genome shotgun sequence DNA segment above includes these coding regions:
- the LOC117617174 gene encoding mitochondrial acidic protein MAM33; translation: MWRKAIATTARGVGALHHPWRTIAHGHSTAVSPSDAVNSILLRSLKEHYLDVTKMNPPPKINPPSPFTVVQGSLDGNGPALKRTFGDEEITISVMRLANIVPGDGGEDDGADDGDDINQLFLHVDVSKPGQKESLHFLCGLYPDALGIHSVSMRPKADAASSVEDGSSYTGPVFEDLEEKIRDAFHNYIEERGVGDSLFPFLRAWLYVKDHRNLMRWFKSVGTFINENKTAVKDS
- the LOC117619868 gene encoding uncharacterized protein LOC117619868; protein product: MSDSVNHNSIRTLTGSNYKKWREDVEIALGLLDYEMVLTDEALSVPANDASAETKAKYAKWIKANKMAILIMRRSISEEVRGSITETESAKLFMEAIAENFQGSKKAEIGTLMSQLTDMKYNGEGCIRTHILNMVEIGNKLKALKVNVDETMMEEQSIRKDKGKDQVCFVQDTKFKQKEWTKNKNTDKQQKKDESAKGTGPVGLKCFFCKKFGHLKRDCRRYKRWLDKQKGKGIQNKEGAKQG